The following proteins come from a genomic window of Helicobacter canadensis MIT 98-5491:
- a CDS encoding RDD family protein has protein sequence MSKRWRNIKKQNISPNISLSLQEDSNYATFWERGKAQVIDTFMIYLPLLYFLTYVVIGSAKEFRESNWGPFVAVLIYGLIVALLMAFKGQTLGKKAYDLWVKRENNQPITFFFALLRFFLFLVSGVTIIGILMPLWRKDRSALHDLLLKTKVYKKG, from the coding sequence ATGTCAAAACGCTGGAGAAATATAAAGAAACAAAATATCTCCCCAAATATCTCTTTGTCTTTGCAAGAAGATTCTAATTACGCTACTTTTTGGGAAAGAGGCAAAGCCCAAGTGATTGACACTTTTATGATTTATTTACCCCTTTTATACTTCTTAACCTATGTTGTCATAGGAAGTGCAAAAGAGTTTCGAGAATCAAATTGGGGTCCTTTTGTTGCGGTATTAATTTATGGTTTGATTGTGGCTTTATTAATGGCATTCAAAGGTCAAACCCTCGGTAAAAAAGCCTATGATTTATGGGTAAAGCGAGAGAATAATCAACCCATTACTTTCTTTTTTGCACTTTTACGATTCTTTCTTTTTTTAGTTTCTGGAGTTACCATTATTGGCATTTTAATGCCATTGTGGAGAAAAGATAGAAGTGCCTTACACGATTTGCTACTCAAAACTAAAGTTTATAAAAAAGGTTAA
- the pyrE gene encoding orotate phosphoribosyltransferase, which produces MDITQIYKNSNALLEGHFLLSSGKHSPFYLQSAKVLENPKTAEELAKALAKIIQESQIKVDCVCSPALGGILAGYELARALGVRFIFTERVNGVMTLRRGFEIKKNEKILVCEDIITTGGSAMECAKEVESLGAEVVGYAALANRGICNRYQSPNTFDSKECKLDSNLPLFALEDFVFETYEPSQCPLCQQGSKAIKPGSRGN; this is translated from the coding sequence ATGGATATTACTCAAATTTACAAAAATTCAAACGCACTTTTAGAGGGGCATTTTTTGCTTAGTAGCGGTAAGCATTCGCCCTTTTATCTGCAGTCTGCTAAGGTTTTAGAAAATCCAAAAACCGCAGAAGAATTAGCAAAAGCACTTGCAAAAATCATTCAAGAATCGCAAATTAAAGTCGATTGTGTTTGCTCCCCTGCACTTGGCGGGATTCTCGCTGGATATGAGCTTGCAAGAGCATTGGGAGTGCGATTTATTTTTACAGAACGCGTTAATGGGGTGATGACTCTAAGACGCGGATTTGAAATCAAAAAAAATGAAAAGATTCTTGTGTGTGAAGACATTATCACCACAGGCGGTTCTGCAATGGAATGTGCCAAGGAAGTTGAAAGCCTTGGCGCTGAAGTTGTCGGCTATGCCGCCCTTGCTAATCGTGGAATCTGCAACCGCTACCAAAGTCCAAATACCTTTGATTCTAAAGAATGCAAATTAGATTCTAATCTCCCACTCTTTGCGTTAGAAGATTTTGTCTTTGAAACCTATGAGCCAAGTCAATGCCCTTTGTGCCAACAAGGTAGCAAAGCAATTAAACCCGGAAGTCGTGGCAATTAG